From a region of the Corallococcus coralloides DSM 2259 genome:
- a CDS encoding DUF4350 domain-containing protein — MRDRFPLLVLGALLLAGVLGTFLVRGAQRGGFADPLSTFRAEPDGARALYLLAQESGLPVTRNMADLRLLKGHEALVLLAVEVQDSHEEDPDQTRLASDPDAGVDDEAAPHQGFNALRAQQLDDKEVERVLSHVRAGASLVYVPWGSRENALLDELGVKLDKADVTLPMRTLVPSLPTPYTLGVERVEAKVQAYLRLPEGAITVLEDERLGFPVAAVIHAGLGRVLVVGAPELAMNPALARADNAQFWLSALEALGPGPFAFDEFHHGFTNERSLVDFARRYGLHFAVAQLLLGVVLWAGALKRFGRPLPPPESMRVGATDALFAMSRLYREGQHHGFAAGLISRGLTQQLAPLAGLPSHSTATAVAEGLRTRGRQDLADGLLDVARQSETVHTDADIQALATSAAHVRERIHPAGTGRPRPGTP, encoded by the coding sequence GTGCGTGACCGTTTCCCGCTGCTCGTGCTGGGAGCCCTGCTGCTCGCGGGCGTGCTCGGGACGTTCCTGGTGCGCGGCGCCCAGCGCGGCGGCTTCGCGGATCCGCTGTCCACCTTCCGCGCGGAGCCGGACGGCGCGCGAGCCCTGTATCTGCTCGCGCAGGAGAGCGGCCTGCCGGTGACGCGCAACATGGCGGACCTGCGCCTGCTCAAAGGCCATGAGGCGCTGGTGCTGCTCGCGGTGGAGGTCCAGGACTCGCACGAGGAGGATCCGGATCAGACGCGACTCGCCTCGGACCCGGACGCGGGCGTGGATGACGAGGCGGCGCCGCACCAGGGCTTCAACGCCCTGCGGGCGCAGCAGCTGGACGACAAAGAGGTGGAGCGCGTGCTGTCCCATGTCCGCGCCGGCGCGTCGCTCGTGTACGTGCCCTGGGGCTCGCGGGAGAACGCGCTCCTGGATGAGCTGGGCGTGAAGCTGGACAAGGCGGACGTGACGCTGCCCATGCGCACGCTGGTGCCCTCGCTGCCCACGCCGTACACGCTGGGCGTGGAGCGCGTGGAGGCGAAGGTCCAGGCCTACCTCCGGCTGCCGGAGGGCGCCATCACGGTGCTGGAGGATGAGCGCCTGGGCTTCCCGGTGGCGGCGGTGATTCACGCGGGCCTGGGCCGGGTGCTGGTGGTGGGCGCCCCCGAGCTCGCGATGAACCCGGCGCTCGCGAGGGCGGACAACGCGCAGTTCTGGCTGAGCGCGCTGGAGGCCCTGGGCCCCGGTCCCTTCGCCTTCGACGAGTTCCACCACGGCTTCACCAACGAGCGCTCGCTCGTGGACTTCGCGCGCCGCTACGGCCTGCACTTCGCCGTCGCGCAGCTGCTCCTGGGCGTCGTGCTGTGGGCGGGCGCGCTGAAGCGCTTCGGCCGGCCGCTTCCTCCGCCAGAGTCCATGCGCGTGGGCGCCACGGACGCCCTCTTCGCCATGAGCCGCCTGTACCGCGAGGGCCAGCACCACGGCTTCGCCGCGGGGCTCATCTCGCGCGGACTCACGCAGCAGCTGGCGCCGCTCGCGGGCCTGCCTTCGCACTCCACCGCCACCGCCGTCGCGGAAGGGCTGCGCACGCGCGGACGTCAGGACCTGGCGGACGGGCTGCTCGACGTGGCCCGCCAGTCCGAGACCGTCCATACGGACGCCGACATTCAAGCCCTCGCCACTTCCGCCGCGCACGTGCGCGAGCGCATCCACCCCGCCGGCACCGGCCGGCCCCGCCCCGGAACCCCATGA